A segment of the Micromonospora sediminicola genome:
AGCAGCGCCACCGGCCCGAACAGCAGGTCCCGGTCGGCGGCGGCGTGCCCGGCGATCGCGTCGAACAGCGGCTCGGCGGCCGGCCCGGCGAACTCGGTCAGCCCGAACAGCTGGCACCGCCGGCCGAGCTTCGCGTCCAGGTCCGCGTCGGTGTGCAGGGTGGTGCGGGCGACCACCGTGCCGGTGGCGTCGCGCAACACGTACATCGGCACGCCGTCGCGCCACCAGCGGCGGATCTGCTGGCGCGGGGTCGGCACGTAGCGGGGCTCGCCCGCGTACAGCCGGTCGGTCAGGGCGACGAAGTCCCGCAGGCCACGCCGGTCGGTGACCCGCGCGAACCGGTGGCCGCTCACCGGCGTACCGCCGGCCCGGTCGTCTCCGCGCCCAGCGGCGTGAAGGTGTCGATGTGGCCCATCGCGCCGTCCTCGGCCCGCCACGCCCCGTTGGAGTAGCCGTCCGGGGAGGCGGTGTAGAGCCGGATGAACCCGGCGGTCGCGTTGCGGGTGCCGTCGGTCAGCCACGTCATCAGCCGCCGGTGGTGGCGGGTGCGGGCGAAGCGCAGCATCGCGTCCCGGTCGGTGAAGAACGCGATCGTGCCGAGCGTGAGCGGGAACTGCCAGTAGACGGTGTGCCAGCAGTAGCCGGACATCCGGCGCATGTCCCTAACCATCCGGAACCAGTCGGGGGCCAGCCGCAGCAGCACCAGCGGGTTCGCGTAGCGGGTGCCGCCGATGAACATCGCGCCGGCGCGGGCCTGCGCCGGGGCGCGGGAGAAGTCACGGGTACGCACGGGTCACCTCACCAGGTAGGCGTTCTTGAGCTTCTGCTGGCCGGCGAACGGGCCGTGGTCCGCCTCGTGCAACTCCACCCGCAGGTCCCCGGCGGCCGGATCCTCCACCAGGGACTGGGCGAAGTCCCGCGACACCGAGGCCAGGTGTCGGCGTACCCCGTCGCGGCACGCGTCGGCGAGCGCGGCGCGCTGCGCGGCGGCCAGCGGGCGGCGCAGCTCGACGTGGATCACCGGCCGGGTCTCCAGCGCCGCGTCCTCGTGCAACGCCAGGCAGAACCGGCTGATCTGGGCGGCGTGCGGGTTGCCGGTGTACAGGCCGTACTCGACGTCCTGCGGGTAGAGGTTCGCGCCCAGGTAGGACACCGTGGAGTCGGCGCGGCCGAACAGCAGCAGCACCGGCAGCGTCATCCGTTCCTCGGCCACCGCGGTGCGGAACTCGGCCCGGCGCACCGGGTCGGCCGCCGCCAGCTCGACGATCCGCCGGTACGGCACCAGCAGCGCCTCGTCGCCCACGTTGTAGCGCAGCCGGGGCTGGAGCACGTGCGGGCCGGTCACGGTGCAGACCAGCTCCCGCCGCTCGTTGGTCTCCAGCCAGGTGGCGAACGGGTTGTACTGGAACACCATCGGCAGCCGCTGCTCCCCGGGGCCGAGCAACTCCGCGCGCAGCGCGGCGTCGGTGCGCAGGCGCCGTCGCAGCCAGACCGTGAACCGGGTCTCCGCGCCGATGCCGATGGTCAGGTCCGACGCGCCGTACGCCGAGCGCACCCGCACGAACCGCTGCTCCAGGTAGTCGCGCAGCGCCTCGGTCATCCCCTCCCCGCCGCAGCTGCCGAAGATCCGGTACCGCGACCAGGGGAAGTCCTCGGCGTCCAGCCGGTCCCGCAGGTGCTTGAGGAACGGCGGGTACGCGGTGACCAGGTAGTCGAAGTCCGGGCCGAACTCCCGCAGCGTGTCGACGATCTTCCCGAGGTCCGGGCCGGTGTTCTTCACCACCGCGATCCGGGCCATCGCCGCGCCGGTCGTGGTCCCGGTCGCCCAGGCCCCCATCGAGTACGCGTTGATCACGAACGGTCGGCGCATCGGGAACGCCAGCCCGGTGTAGCCGGCGATGTCCCGGTGCACCGCCCGCAGCTCCCGCTCGCCGCGCGGCCAGTTGAACGGCCGCCCCGACGACCCGGCCGACTCGTCGACCACCACCCCCTGTCGCGGCAGTCGCCCCCGCCAGCACCGCGCGGCGGCGGCGTGCGCCACCACGTACCCGAGCTTGTCGGTCTCCGGGAAATCCCGCAGCCGGCGGCGGACGCCGGCCGGGCGGGCCCGCAGGAACGCCCGGTAGGCCGGCACCCGCCGGGCCGCCCGCACACAGGTCGCCCGCGCGTTCGCCTCGGCGAGCCCGTCGAGCAGCGGGTGGTGGTGCCGGGCCAGCCACCGCCAGCCCGCCGGACGGCGGCCGACGAGCCGGACCAGCGCCGCGACCACCCGGGCCACGAGCGACAGCGCGGCCACGGCGGGCATCGGCGTCTCGACGGTACGCAGGACGGCGGGTCGGTGCAGCGTCTCGGCCATGCCCAGCATCCTGTCGACGCCGCGTCGCCGGCGCCTGAGCCGTGCGACGGTGATCGTGCTGAGTACCCGTACCCAGCCGCCGGTCAGGTCGTCGGCGCGCCGTCGCGCCGCACCGGCGCGCCGAGCAGCTCATGCAGGTCGGCCTCGACGAGCGCGAGCAGATCCGCGCCGAAGGCGGTGTCGGGCGTCGCCGGCATCCGGCGCGCCACCCCGGCCAGGAGGTCGGCCACCTGCACCCGCGGGTCGTCCCGGGAGTCGGTCGTCACCAGGCCCGCCAGCGGCGACTCCTCGACCGGTCGTCCGGTGCCGTCGGCGAGGGCCCGCTGGAGGCGGCGCAGGCGGTCGGCGGTGAGCGCGCTCTGCTCGTCGTGGACCACCAGCACCCGCCGGCCGCCGCCGCTCCAGGACAGCACGGTCTCGGCCAGCGCCGGCAGCAGCGGTTCCAGCGGTGGCGGGATCGACCGGTCGTCGTCGTAGAGGCGGGCCTGGACGGCGGCCACCCGGGCCCGGTCGAGCCCGGTGAGGACGGCGTCGGCGGGCGCGTGCCGGGCCAGCGCGTCCCGCGCCCGCAGGAACCGGTCCACGCTGCCGTCGCCGGCCCGGTCCCGCCGCTTGGTCCGGAGCATGTCGACGAACGCGGCGAGGAAGGCGGTCCAGTCGGCGCCGGCCGCGTGTCCGGCGCGGTGCAGGGCGAGGGCGGCTTCCCGGCCCGCCGGGGCGAGGCGGGTGCCGGCCGCGTAGGACGGCTCGGCCAGCAGCAGGTCGACGACCCGGGTCGCCAGGAAGACCTGCTTGTCGACCAGGTGCACGTGCGCCCGCCCGCGCAGCGCCGCCAGGAACCAGTCCCGCGCCTCGACGGACTCCGGACGGCGGAGGAACTGCCGGGACTTGACCTCGTGCGGGGAGAACCGGAACCCGGCACGCAGGGACGTGAGCAGTGCGGTCGCCTCGACGGCGGTCAGGTCGACGCTCGCGTGGGCGATCACCGGGGTGGCGGGGTCGAGCAGGTTGGTGCCGGAGAACCCGGACTCGTCGCAGGCGATCTCCACCACGGGACCGGCGGGGGCGTCGGCCGGCGGCAGCCCACCCTGCAGCGGCAGCCTCGTCCCGGGTCCCACCCGCCCATGCTCGCCCACGCGCCCCGGATCGGTCCAGGGGATTGCCGCCCGTCCCGGGACACGACGGCCGGAACCGGGCGACGCGTTCGTGATCACACTCACCGCGTCGCGGACGTGGCCGCAACCGTTGAACGGGTACGACAGGTAACCATGACGTCGTCTACCGAGGTGCTCATGACCCACGTGCCCGGCCCCGTCGACCCGGCCCGCCTCCGGGAGGTGCTGGACGGGCCGTGGGCGGCGGTCCGCGACGCGCACCGGACGCAGCTCGACGAGCGCTTCCTCCCGGTGTACGGGGAGACCGGCGACGAGGCACGCGCGCGGATCACCCGGTTGCTCGCCGAGCTGCCGACCGGGATGGGCATGCCGTCGGCCTTCCCCGCCGAGTACGGCGGCCGGTCCGACATCGGCGGCTCGATCGTGGCCAGCGAGATGCTGGCACAGGTCGACCTGTCGCTGATGGTCAAGGCGGGCGTGCAGTGGGGGCTGTTCGGCGGCGCGGTGATGGCCCTGGGCACCGAGCGGCACCACGACGCCTATCTGCGCGACATCGTCGCCGCCCGGCTGCTGGGCTGCTTCGCGATGACCGAGACCGGTCACGGCTCCGACGTCCAGCAACTGCGCACCACCTGCGTGTACGACCCGCGGACGCAGACCTTCGACCTGCACACCCCGCACGAGGCGGCCCGCAAGGACTACATCGGCAACGCGGCCCGGGACGGCCGGATGGCGGTGGTCTTCGCCCAACTGGTCATCGAGGGGCGGCGGCACGGCGTACACGCGTGGCTGCTGCCGATCCGCGATGAGCGGGGACGGCCGCTGCCCGGCGTGACCATCGAGGACGCCGGGCCCAAGGCCGGTCTGCTCGGCGTGGACAACGGGCGGCTCAGCTTCGACCACGTCCGGGTGCCGCGGGACATGCTGCTGGACCGGTACGCCCAGGTGGCCGAGGACGGCACCTACTCCAGCCCGATCGAGAACGACTCCCGGCGCTTCTTCACCATGCTCGGCACCCTGGTCCGGGGCCGGGTCAGCGTGGGCGGCGCCGCGTCCGCGGCCACCCGCGCGGCGTTGACCATCGCGATCCGCTACGGCGACGTGCGCCGTCAGTTCGGCACCCCCGACGCCGACCGTGAGGTGCTGCTCAACGACTACCTGGCCCACCAGCGCAAGCTGCTGCCCGCGCTGGCCACCACGTACGCCCTGCACTTCGCCCAGAACGAGCTGGTCACGACGCTCACCGAGGTGCAGGGCGGCGGCGAGCCGGTCGACGAGCACCGGCAGCGGGAGCTGGAGTCCCGGGCCGCCGACCTGAAGGCCCGACAGACCTGGCACGCCACCCGGACCATCCAGATGTGCCGCGAGGCGTGCGGCGGCGCGGGCTACCTGGCCGAGAACCGGCTGCCCGGACTCAAGGCCGACACCGACGTGTTCACCACGTTCGAGGGCGACAACACGGTGCTGCTGCAACTGGTGGCCAAGGGGTTGCTCACCGGCTACCGGGACGAGTTCGGCTCCCTGGACGGGTGGGGGCGGGCCTCCTTCGTCGCCGACCAGGTCCGCGAGATGGTGCTCGAACGCACCGCCGCCCGTTCGCTCATCGAGCGACTGGTCGGTTCCGTGCCCGGCCGGGACGAGGAAGTCGCCGTCACCGACCGCGGCTGGCAGCTCAAGCTCTTCGAGGACCGTGAGAGGCACCTGCTCGACGGCGCGGTGCGGCGCCTGCGCAACGGCGCGACGACGAAGAAGGACCGGCCCTTCGACATCTTCAACGACGTCCAGGACCACGTCCTCGCGGTCGCCGCGGCGCACGTCGACCGGATCGCCCTGGAGGCGTTCGTCGCCGGCATCGAACGCACCGCGGACCCGGCCGCGCAGGCGTTGCTCTCCCGCGTCTGCGACCTGTACGTGCTCGGCGTCATCGAGGCCGACAGGGGATGGTTCCTGGAGCACGGCCGCCTCACCCCCGCGCGCTCGAAGGCGATCACCGCGGTGGTGAACGGGCTGCTCAAGGAACTGCGGCCGCACATGCGCACGCTCGTGGACGGGTTCGGGATCCCGGAGCTGTGGTTGCACTGCGCCGTGCTGCGCGAGGAGGCCGGTCGGCAGGAGGTCATGGCGGCCCGGGACGCCCGGTCCGTGTCCGACGCCGGCGACATGGGCCCGCGGCTCTGACCGGCGCGCGGTTCGCCGGAGAAGACGGGCCCGGGCGCGGCGACAGCTAGGCTCGTCCGCGTGGGCGCCCCGACCGGGGCGGTGACCCCGGAGGGGATCGGGTTGGTGGACGAGGACGTCTCGGGCGGGGCAGCCGCCGCCGGCCGGTGAACCCGTTCCACGCCCTCACCGGACTGGTCGGCCATTACGGCTATCCGGGACTCGCCCTCCTCGTCGGCGCGGAGGGCTTCGGCGTACCCACGCCAGGTCAGACCGCGATCGTCCTCGGCGCCGGATACGCGACGCACGGCCGGCTGACCGTCGTCGGGGTGGCGGTCACCGCGTTCCTGGCCGCGGTGGCCGGCGACAGCGTGGGCTACCTGATCGGTCGCTACGGCGGGCGTCGGTTGATCCTGCGCCACGGCCGCCGCGTGCGGCTCACCCCCGAGCGGTACGCGCGGATGGAGGCGGTAATGAACCGCCACGGCCCGAAACTCGTCGCGGCGGCTCGCTTCGTCGACGGCCTGCGGCAGTTCAACGGCCTCGTCGCCGGCGCCACCGGCATGCCCTGGCCCCGCTTCGTGCTCTGGAACGCGATCGGCGCCGCCGCCTGGGTCGGGCTGTGGACGACCGTCGGGTACACGGCCGGCGACCACCTGCGCGCCCTCGTCGTGGAGCTGCACCGGTTCCAGTGGTATCTGCTCGCCACCGCGGTCGTCCTCACGCTCGCGTACGTCGCGTGGTGGCTGACCCGCCGGTCGGCGCGCGACCGGCGATCGTCCTGAGGTCGAGCCCGCCGGCCCGCGGCTCCCCGACCTGCGAGGAGTGCGGCGCCCGCGGAGGGATCTGCCGGTCGCGGTCTCCGGCGGCTGCGAACCCGCCTAGCGGCGCGGCAGGTCCCGAGAAGGGTCCCGGTCGTCGGCCACGCCCGACGCCAGGCGGGAACGGTAGGCGCTGACCGCGGCGCGGTTGCCGCATCGGCCCTCGCAGTATCTCCTGGACCGGTTCTTGGACAGGTCCACCATGACGTTGTGGCACGTGGGACGGGCACACGAACGGAGCCGCCGGAACTCGCCCCGGCGGAGCAGGTCGGCGACGGCGATCGAGGTGCTGATCGCGAAGCGGGTCGCGAGCGGCGCGTCCACCGGGACGACCTCCAGGCGGTAGCCCCACGGGCCCCGGTTCACCAGCCGGGGCCGGGCGTCGAATTCGTCGAGCAGGTCGTTGACCGCGCACGCCGCGCCGTCCTCGGTCGTCTGCCAGAGTGCCCGCACCCGTGGGCGGAGGCCACGCAGTGTCCGCAGGTCGTCCGCGCCGCAGACCGGCCCCTCCCCGGTGTCCAGGAGAGGGGCCATCCGGTCGAGCGCGGCGTCGTCGGGTCGGGCGTCGTCCGCCGTGGTCGTGTTCGCCAGCGCCGCGGCGGCGACCAGAGCCACGGCCGTCTCGTCCGGGAGGACGGATCCGGTTCGCTCCGGGCGCCGGCGTGACCCGACCGGTGAGGCCGACCCGACACCCGGGGACGCCACGGCGCCGGCGAGCCCGGGGGTCACCGCGCGGTGGAGACCGGGGCCACCGGCCAGTCGATGTCCGAGGCCGACGCGCTGCTGGTGGTGCCCAGCACGGAGACGAGGACGGCAACGGCGATAACCAGGCACCTGCGCATTGTCAACTCCAGATCAGAGGGATGGGGATGTGGACAGAACCGGCGGTTGTGTCGCTCGGGTTGTCCGCCCCGCTACGCGATAACCTATCGACACCGGCCGGCTCTTGGCAAGGTGTTGCCTGACTTTGGCACGAATCAATTCACCGTTGGCAACTCGCGCACGGACGCGAGAAATCCTCGCTCGGACGTGACGTTGACCCGTCGCCCCCGGGAGCCCGCTCGGGCCACCGCCACGCACCTCCGTCGGCACCGCACCAGGGGCCGACGACTCGGGACGACCCGCTCCGACGTGCCGATTAAGCAGGGCAATTAGCCAGGTACCCGCAGAATTCGGCTTCTCCTCCGCCGCAGATCCCAGGACGAATGTGAAGCACCACGCAGATCCGACAAGGACGACAGAACCCGGGAGTCCCGCCTTGATCCGGGTCGTCGACCCGTTGCCAGGCGGTGGCAGCCGCAGGGCGGCGCTCCACGTATTCGGCACCGGTCACGCGTACCAGGAAGCGCGCTTTTGCCTACTTCATGCCAACAGTTTGCCTCGAATTTCTGCGGATCCCCTCCGCGCGCGGAACCGGGCCCCCGCCTCACGGCGACGACCCGGCTCCGGACGATTGTTGATCCGACTCGGTCAGCCCAGCACGCGCGTCAGCCAGCCGACGCGCGCCTGGTGGGCACTTCGGGACACGGTGGCGGCGGGCACCCACTCGTCGAAGCTGTGGAACGCGCCGGACCAGACGTGCAACTCCGCCTGCCCACCGGACTGCCAGATCCGGCTCGCGTACGCGATGCCCTCGTCCCGCAGCGCCTCGACCGAACCCACCTCGAGGTATGCCGGCGGCAGGCCGGACAGGTCGGCGGCCCGGGCCGGGGCGGCGTAGCAGGACACCGAGGCCGTCCCCCGGCGCGCACCGAGCAGCGCGGTCCATCCCGCCCGGTTGGACAGCCCGTCCCACAGGCCGACCCGGCCCAGCTGCCGGCAGGAGTCCGAGAGGCACCGGTCGTCCAGCATCGGGAACTGCAACAGCTGCCCCCGCGGTCGCGGGCCACCGCGGTCCCGGGAGAGCAGCGCCAGCCCGGCCGCCAGCGCGCCACCGGCGCTGTTGCCGCTCAGCACGATGCGGTCCGGGTCGAGACCGAGCGGGCCGGCGTGGTCGGCGAGCCACCGCAGCCCCGCGTAACAGTCCTCCACCGGGGCCGGATCCGGGTGCTCGGGAGCCAGCCGGTAGTCGACCGAGACCACGGCCAGGCCCAGCGCCTGCGCCCGGTCGAGCTCCCCGGCCAGCTCCGTGCTGCGGTGGCTGCCGGCCACCATCCCGCCGCCGTGCGTGTGGTAGACCACGGGAACCGGCGCCGGGACGTTCGCCGGACGACAGATCAGCAGGGGGACGTCGGGAGCGCCGGCCGGGCCGGGAACGGTCCGCTCCTCGATCTCGAACGCCCCGTCGCGGCGGATCTGCGCGTCGGTCAGCCGGCCGGCGCGGGACCGGCGCCGCCGGTCGGCGACGAGGTCCGCGGTCAGCGGCATCGGCAGCTCCGACAGGATCTCCGCCAGCGGACCGGCCAGTTCGGGGTCGAACGGCGGTGGGGCGGCGGCCACCGGGCGGGTCACGGTCCCGGTCATCAGGCCTCCTCCAGCACGGCCAGGGCGTCCACCTCGAGCAACAGGTCGGGGCGGTAGAGCGCGACCACCTGGACCACGGTGCTGGCCGGCGGCCGGGCGGTGTCGATGAACTCGTCCCGGACCGCCAGCACGGTCGGCAGGAACGCGACGTCGGTGACGAACCAGGTGAGCTTGACGACGTCGTCGAAGCCGCCGCCGGCCGCGGCCAGGCACCGGCCCATGTTGGTGAAGACCTGCCGCGCCTGCGCCTCGGGGTCGCCGGCCCCGACCAGCTCCCCCTCGGCGTCGAACGCCATCTGCCCGGCGATCGCGGCGAGCCGGCCCCGCCCGACGACGACGTGGGTGTAGCCGGAACTCGGCTGCACGCCGGCCGGCTCGCTCAGGTGTGTGATCCGTGGTGCTGGCACAGGTGTCCTCCCGAGGATGCGGTGATGGGTGGGTGTGACGGCGGCCGGTCAGCGCGCGCGCAGCCGGACCGGCAGGCTCTGCGGGCCGTTCACCGCGATCGAGGCGACCCGGCGGCCCGGACCGTCCAGCTCGATCGCGTACGCCCCGTCCAGCAGCTCGGAGAAGAGCACCCGCATCTGGGCCCGGGCCAGCGTGGCGCCGATGCAGAAGTGCTCACCGACGGCGAGGGCGATGTGCCGGTTCGGGGTCCGCGAGATGTCGAACCGGTACGGGTCGGTGAACATGTCCTCGTCCCGGTTGGCCGAGGGGAGCCAGAGCACGACCTTGTCACCGGCGGCGATGGACCGACCGTGCAGCTCGGAGGGGCGGGTGGCGGTCCGCACGCTGTGGGTGGCGCTCGACGTCCACCGCATGATCTCCTCGATCGCGCCGGGCAGCAGGCTCCGGTCCCGCGCCAGGCGACGCCACTCCCCCGGGTGTTCGAGGAGCGCCTGCACGCCGCCGATGAGGGCGAGCCGGCCGTTCTCGGTGGCCCCGATGAGGTTCTCGCAGTTGAGCACGACCTCGATCTCGGTGAGCAGCTCACCGCCCACGGTGCCGTGCAGCAGGGCGCTGACCAGGTCCCCGGTCGGTTCCTCCATCCGCCGGTACAGCAGGTCCAGGAAGTACTCGACGATGTCGGGGTGGGAGACGAGCGAGCTGTGGGCCGCGAACGCCTCGTCGGTCCACCGGTACAGCCGGTCGTGGTCGGCCTCGGGCACCCCGAGGATGTGCGCGATCACCGCCAGGGACAGCCGGCCCGCGATGTCGGTGGCGAAGTCGCAGGTCTCGCGTGCCGCCGCGTCGTCGAGGACCCGGCGGACAGCGGCCTCCACGTAGCCCTCCAGCGCGCGTACCGCGCGGGTGTTGAACCAGCCGGCCATCAGCGACCGCAACTGCTTGTGGCGGGGAGCGTCGGTGAGCGCGAGCGTCAGACCGCCGCCGGGGTCGGGGCCGACCACGGCCGGCCGCAGCAGCACCCCCTGCGCCGAGCTGAACGTGGTGCTGTCCTGGTAGACCGCGCGGATGTCGGCGTACCTGGTCAGGGACCAGAACGCCGGCAGCTCGCCCGCGTGCTGCCGGTGCACCGGGGCGTGGGCGCGCATCCACGCCCACAGCGGGTGCGGGTCGCCCTCGGCGTACAGCTCCGGGTCGGTGAGCCGGGACAGCGACGGCGCGTGCGGCCCGGCCGGATCGAAGGTGGTGGCCGGTACGGCGCTGATGGTCATGCCCGGGCTCCCGTCGCCTGGCTGTACACGTGCTCGGTGAAGTACTTGGCGAGGTCGTGCGCGGTCTTCGCGGTGACCGCGGTGGGGTGGTAGGCGATCTCCAGCCGCAGTCCGTCGCCGTCGGGCCACAGCTCGGCGTGCAGGTCCAGGGGCAGATCGAGATACGGCTGCCGGGCGAAGGTGACGCGGGCGCCGGGCAGCCGCAGCTCGGGCACGGCGTTGTCCTGGCAGGCGAACAGGGTCTGGTAGGCCGGTGGCCGTCCGGCCGGGCCGAGCAGGTGGGTTCCGGACAGGCTCTGGGCCGCGAGCCCCTGCCGGACGGCGGCGGCCACCGACCGCACGGCCGCGCCGTCGCCCGCGCACGCGGCGTCACGCAGCCGCAGGCAGAGCATGCTGATGTGGCAACCGATCGCGCGTCGCAGCGCGGGGTCGTCGCGGCGGGCCACCGGCACCCCGAAGGCGAGGTCCCGCTGACCGGTGACGTCGGCGACGCTCGCCGCCCACAGGGAGAGCAGCACGACGAAGCGGGTGACGCCGGCCGTGGTGGCGGTGGCGTCGACGGCCGCGAGCGCGTCCGCGTCCAGCCTGGCCTCCACCCGCTCGGGCGGCCGGCGGCCCCCGGCCCGCACGATCGCGCCGGTCGGCGCCGCCCCGGCGTCGGGGCCGACGCCCGGGTCGTCGCCGTCGAGGGACGGCCACCGCAGCGGCGGCACGCCGGCCAGGTCGACCCGGGTCTCGGCGAGGCGGCGTTCGGGCTCGGCCAGGCGGTCGCGGGCACGCGCGGCGCGGGCCAGGTCGGCCAGGGCCGGGCCGGTGCCGAGCGCGGCCGCGACCCGGTCGGGGCCGGCGCCGGCCAGGGCGGCCCGGTACGCCGTGCCGAGGTCCTCGGCGAGCACGGCCTCGGACCAGCCGTCGAAGGCGACGTGGTGCACCGCGCATCCGAACACGGCCGTGGCCGGCGCGGGCGCCGGCCGGTCGACGGGAACCAGGACGGTGTGCCAGATCCGGGCGTCCTGCGGCGCCAACGGCGCGGCGAGCGCCGCGCGGGCGGCGGCCCGGGCCGCGTCGACGCGGTCGTGCGACGGCAGCACGGTCAACGCGGGCGCGGGCACGTCGTCGGGGTACGCCGCCGGCTCCGGGTCGAGCAGGTACGCCGCGCGCAGCGACTCGTGCCGCAGGTGCACCGCCTCGATCGCCCGGGCCAGGGCCGCACGGTCGAGGTCGCCCTCGACGACCCAGCTGAGCAGGCAGTGCCCGGTGCGGTCGGCGGGGTTCAGCAGCTCCCGGGTGAGCTGCATGACCTGGACGGTGGTCAGCGGGGCGGCGTCGTCGTCGGAGGCCGGCGCGGCGGGCTCCGGTGCCGGGTCCGGGACGGCGATCGCGTCGGACAGCCGGCGCGCGAGACCCGCGACGGTCGGGTACTCGTAGAGCCAGGACACCGGTACGGGGGTGCCGGTGCGGGCGGTGAGACGGGCACACACCCGGCCGGCGTCGAGCGAGGTCAGGCCCAGTTCGGGGAAGGGGGTGCCCAGCCGGACCGTGCCGGCGCCGAGGACGGCGGCGACGCACTCCGCGACGTCGCGCAGCACCGGGTCGTCGAGGGTGGCCGGGTCGGCGCCGACGACCGGATCCGGGTGGGCGACCGGCGGCGCCAGCGCCAGCAGCGCCCGCTCGTCGAGCTTGCCCTGGGCGGTGAGCGGGAACGCGGCGACACCGACCACCGCGGCCGGGCGGTGGTGGGCGACGAGCGCGTCGCGGAGCCGGGGCAGGGCGTCGGTCAGCGGAGCGTCGGCGCGGTCGGGGACGCAGAACGCGATCAGCTCCCGGTCACCGCGCCCGTCGGTGCGGGCGACCACCCGGCACTGCCGCACCTGCGGAAGCAACTCCTCGATCTGGCGCTCGACCTCGGCCGGCTCCACCCGGTTGCCACGGATCTTCAGCTGCCGGTCGGTCCGGCCGGTCAGGTGCAGCAGGCCGTCGTCGGCCCAGTTGCCGAGGTCCCCGGTGCGGTAGACCCGGACGTCACGACCGTCGAGGCGGACCCGGGTGAACTTGGCGGCGGTGAGGGCGGGGTCACCGAGGTACCCGATCGCCAGCCCGTCGCCGGCCAGGCAGATCTCCCCGGTCTCGCCGACCGCGCACGGGCGCTGCCCGTCCAGCACGTACACCTGCGTGCCGGGCACCGGCCGCCCGAGCGGGATGCCGCCGGGTCGGTCGCAGTCGTCCGGGCGGATCCGGTGGGTGGTGGCGAAGATGGTGCACTCGACCGGGCCGTAGCCGTTGAGCAGGACGACGTCGGGGTGGCGCGCCAGGAAGCGGCGGACGTGCGGCACGGACAGCCGCTCCCCGCCGATCATCACCTGGCGCAGCCCCCGGAACGCGTCCGGGTCCTCGTCCACCAGCAGGTTGAACAGGCTCGCGGTGCACCACACGGTGTTCGCGCCGTGCCGGGCCGATCCCTGGCGCAGGGCCGAGGCGGAGAGGTAGGGATCGGCGACGATCAGGGAGGTGCCGCCGTTGAGCAGGGCGGACCACAGTTCGAGGGAGAAGGCGTCCCAGGCGGTGGCGGCGGCGAGGGGGGTCACCGTCGTGTGGTCGAAGCGGGCGAAGCCGCCGGGTTGCAGCAGGCGGGCGGTGGCGCCGTGCGGGCTGACCACCCCCTTGGGCCGGCCCGTGGTGCCCGAGGTGAAGAAGACGCAGCAGGCCGCGGTGGGGTCGACGGCCACCGGTCGGAAGCCGGGGGGCGCGGCGACCGGCGCGGCCGCGACCGGCCACGCCGGCGCCGGGAGGTCTCCGGCCGGCTCGTCGCCGGTGACCACGAGCGGCGGTCGCAGGTCCGCGAGCACGGCGTCGCGCCGGGGCGCGGGCCACTCCGGCGGCAGCAGGCAGTAGGCGGCGCCGGCCTTCAGCACCGCCAGCAGCGCGACGACCAGGTCGAGGCCGCGGGGCAGCAGGATCGGCACCCGGTCGCCGGGGCGTACCCCGGCGGCGACCAGCCCGGCGGCCCAGGCGTCCGCGGTGGCGTCGAGCCGTGCGTACGTGAGGGCGCGGGCGCCCTCGACGACGGCGACGCCGGCGGGCCGCGACCGTGCCTGCCGGGCCACGGTCTGGTGCAGCCCTTCGGCCGGCGCGGTGTTGGGCGCGCCGACCGTCCATCGTGGGTCTGGTTGCACGCTGCCTCTCCCCTCGT
Coding sequences within it:
- a CDS encoding non-ribosomal peptide synthetase, with amino-acid sequence MQPDPRWTVGAPNTAPAEGLHQTVARQARSRPAGVAVVEGARALTYARLDATADAWAAGLVAAGVRPGDRVPILLPRGLDLVVALLAVLKAGAAYCLLPPEWPAPRRDAVLADLRPPLVVTGDEPAGDLPAPAWPVAAAPVAAPPGFRPVAVDPTAACCVFFTSGTTGRPKGVVSPHGATARLLQPGGFARFDHTTVTPLAAATAWDAFSLELWSALLNGGTSLIVADPYLSASALRQGSARHGANTVWCTASLFNLLVDEDPDAFRGLRQVMIGGERLSVPHVRRFLARHPDVVLLNGYGPVECTIFATTHRIRPDDCDRPGGIPLGRPVPGTQVYVLDGQRPCAVGETGEICLAGDGLAIGYLGDPALTAAKFTRVRLDGRDVRVYRTGDLGNWADDGLLHLTGRTDRQLKIRGNRVEPAEVERQIEELLPQVRQCRVVARTDGRGDRELIAFCVPDRADAPLTDALPRLRDALVAHHRPAAVVGVAAFPLTAQGKLDERALLALAPPVAHPDPVVGADPATLDDPVLRDVAECVAAVLGAGTVRLGTPFPELGLTSLDAGRVCARLTARTGTPVPVSWLYEYPTVAGLARRLSDAIAVPDPAPEPAAPASDDDAAPLTTVQVMQLTRELLNPADRTGHCLLSWVVEGDLDRAALARAIEAVHLRHESLRAAYLLDPEPAAYPDDVPAPALTVLPSHDRVDAARAAARAALAAPLAPQDARIWHTVLVPVDRPAPAPATAVFGCAVHHVAFDGWSEAVLAEDLGTAYRAALAGAGPDRVAAALGTGPALADLARAARARDRLAEPERRLAETRVDLAGVPPLRWPSLDGDDPGVGPDAGAAPTGAIVRAGGRRPPERVEARLDADALAAVDATATTAGVTRFVVLLSLWAASVADVTGQRDLAFGVPVARRDDPALRRAIGCHISMLCLRLRDAACAGDGAAVRSVAAAVRQGLAAQSLSGTHLLGPAGRPPAYQTLFACQDNAVPELRLPGARVTFARQPYLDLPLDLHAELWPDGDGLRLEIAYHPTAVTAKTAHDLAKYFTEHVYSQATGARA
- a CDS encoding alpha/beta hydrolase, whose product is MTGTVTRPVAAAPPPFDPELAGPLAEILSELPMPLTADLVADRRRRSRAGRLTDAQIRRDGAFEIEERTVPGPAGAPDVPLLICRPANVPAPVPVVYHTHGGGMVAGSHRSTELAGELDRAQALGLAVVSVDYRLAPEHPDPAPVEDCYAGLRWLADHAGPLGLDPDRIVLSGNSAGGALAAGLALLSRDRGGPRPRGQLLQFPMLDDRCLSDSCRQLGRVGLWDGLSNRAGWTALLGARRGTASVSCYAAPARAADLSGLPPAYLEVGSVEALRDEGIAYASRIWQSGGQAELHVWSGAFHSFDEWVPAATVSRSAHQARVGWLTRVLG
- a CDS encoding cytochrome P450: MTISAVPATTFDPAGPHAPSLSRLTDPELYAEGDPHPLWAWMRAHAPVHRQHAGELPAFWSLTRYADIRAVYQDSTTFSSAQGVLLRPAVVGPDPGGGLTLALTDAPRHKQLRSLMAGWFNTRAVRALEGYVEAAVRRVLDDAAARETCDFATDIAGRLSLAVIAHILGVPEADHDRLYRWTDEAFAAHSSLVSHPDIVEYFLDLLYRRMEEPTGDLVSALLHGTVGGELLTEIEVVLNCENLIGATENGRLALIGGVQALLEHPGEWRRLARDRSLLPGAIEEIMRWTSSATHSVRTATRPSELHGRSIAAGDKVVLWLPSANRDEDMFTDPYRFDISRTPNRHIALAVGEHFCIGATLARAQMRVLFSELLDGAYAIELDGPGRRVASIAVNGPQSLPVRLRAR
- a CDS encoding RidA family protein: MPAPRITHLSEPAGVQPSSGYTHVVVGRGRLAAIAGQMAFDAEGELVGAGDPEAQARQVFTNMGRCLAAAGGGFDDVVKLTWFVTDVAFLPTVLAVRDEFIDTARPPASTVVQVVALYRPDLLLEVDALAVLEEA